A window of Punica granatum isolate Tunisia-2019 chromosome 8, ASM765513v2, whole genome shotgun sequence genomic DNA:
taatctacGTATTAGATTGAATTCTACCTAGAAAGCGATTTCTACATTTATCAATTcttgattattaattttttatattactttagtttgaaaatttaaatttgtcaaatttatgatattatgcattgtcatttgtattaaaaataatatatgaattatatatattaatctctATATTAGATTGGATTCTATCTAGAAAGcattttttgcatttattaTCACCGTTATATTAGTTTGTAGGAGCTtactcttatatatattaaatagtGTAGTCTACTATATATAGAGAGTACGAACATATGAATTCGataatcaaaatatgattttgcATTATATCAATAATGGAAACAaataaactcttttttttaaattgaaaataatataagaattgtttacaaaaattattaatggATGAAGCAAATTGACAATTCTAATGCTATTAATTATAATCCCGTTAAATGTTTGAgggagtcaattttacttatatatagattagatGGTGGATCGTTCAACACTACAATGCAccctatatatttttttgctcTTTATTACTAAATAAAAGAATCTTCATAATATTTAAGTTCATCTAATATGATATTATGTATCAAAAAGTTATCGGAATCAAATGAAACATATTGCAGTAAGAATATGCTGCAATAGTAACTATAAAGAGAAATTTGAGATACTTAATGCAGAGGAATTAGCTAGAATTATTACTGATAAATAATGTGGCAAATCTATGTGTAATACAAATAGACAGGGCACAATTATATATCtactacaaaataaaagtgaacatttttcaattttataaaattaatcaaaactctaatatatatatatatatatatatataatccttTCCTTTTTATACATAGATACTATATAATcactattttaatatttcatataaacttttgccttttctatatttttcttatcatatcatttaattaagtttctcttcttctttttttctctacgTCTATATgttcattaaattaagataatttcaaatttaaagtgttatatcaatttttcaCGCGATAttgatttattaatattttataatttctaacATTATCATTTCACTCTCTTCAATTCTATGAAAATATTGTTGATTGATAACCTTTTTTGGAGACCCGCGACATTGTACGTGCTCCTTTTTAGTAGATACTGAAGAAGTTTGAatactatttatttttaattttaggatTGGAGGATTTAAATCCATTTAAGcaactttaatttataattagttTGCTTCATACTAACATAAAAGATAGAGAaggatctatatatatgacttGTTATTAGAACTGTCTCCAAATCAGCTATGTGAAAATGCCAGTTTTCAATTTATCACtagttatattaattataagaaaaagttttTGCATTCATGCACGTGCTTGAATTGCGTCGATCGATTCTTCTCGTAAACAGTAATGAATAATGATGCCTGAAACCGGTGACATGCTTGAGGGGGAGACGGGAGACACACTAAAGATAAAGTGATTTCATCGTACCATTTCAAGATTCCCAATAAGTTCGATGCTGATTTATTAGAGGGACCACCTCCCCATGGAAAGTGTAAGCGGAGTTGCCCCAGCATCGCTCCGCAATTATCGGGCGAACACTCGCCAACACACATCAGCCAACTCCACAGCAATGTAAAACACTTATTTCGTACGGAATAGTTATTCCGTTCCCTATGAAAACCTGTGAACCAAACGTAGCCTAGGCATGTTTGGTTGGGCGGAATCCGCCCCAATTCCATCGGAATAAGAGAGCCTGCATTTGATTTCTAATTTGGGTCAGAATTCGAAATCCGGCCCAGTGAGCATCACCAGGACGAGGCTCGTCGAGGGCCCCTGAGGCTTCCCTGGGCTCGCGAGCACAGGATGGAGTGAGGTTGCCGACCCCGCGACGAGGCCCGTCGAGCCACTGTTCCCCCCAGCCGAGGCCTTGCTACCCCTGGGCTAGCCACGGGAATAAACTGCGAACTAGAGCATGGGATCACACGGCATGGTTATATGCTACTGTTCAGTTCATCTTCtttaatgaagaagatgaacagtggCCAGTtacattattttaattttccaaaCAAAGCAGGGGTATACATCtcagtttttttttggtcgTGTTTATTTACCCTACATTTATTCTGATCaactaaatataaaatttcgaTTCTCAATTTTGTTATTCTCtctaatcaaataaataaaatttttaaaatttagattttattcccccaattttttttatatgtcaATTTTAATCACCTCAATTTCATTCCGGCGAACTAAACGTCACGTAAATAAAGAGGCGAATATAAAGAGGCGAATGCTTATGTTTCCCCGTGTCGAACTGAGAACgactatatttatattactaATTAAATAATGTTAGAAGATGGCAAAAAAGCTCCAATGCTCGACAGAAACAaaaccatatatataaaaacgAAACGCCAACTTCTATACACATATGAACATAAATGATAAGTTCGTCACGCTCTTATCATCAGTTTTAAGTAACGAAACATGGTCAGAGAACTCGTTGGAGGACTAATGAGTGCAAAATTCGACTTTGTTAGAACATTAGGGACGTACCAAAAATGGCGAGCATTTAAAATGTACAAAAAGGATAGGCAGAAAATTCGCTTTACATTATGCAATAGTACCAGAGAGTTGCGAAAGCAGCTATCCCGCTGAAGATGCAGAGCCGATCTAACCGATTCTCAATCCTCATCTTCTCCTCCTTGAGCTCGCTCTGAACCTTGGAGTAAAGGTGGCATGACTCGAGGGCCTCGCTGTAGTCCTTGCTCCGGTGGCAGCTCAGCGCCTCCTTGAGGATGAGCAGGCTGTTCCTCCCATTCACGTGTGCCCCCTCCATGTCCTCCAACTGCATGCTCAGCTCAGTCAGCTTCAGGCTTGTCTGCGAATCATCTCCCTCAGTGCTCACCACCCGAAACTTCATGCTAAGGATGCACTCAACCACTTGGCAGGGGAGGATGTCCTTTGCAGGGAGAACTGAACCAAAACGTACGACAAAGTCCCTGTCGGTGGGCCAGTGCCGCTGACCCCCGAGCGAACTCCAGCTTGCCAGGTTTGCCGCTTGTTTGACTTTCTGATTGACCACAATCCAACTAAGCCGAAGGCCATCCTTGAGCTCTCTCCACAGCTTCCCAtccttcctctccctctccatGGAAGTAATTGGGGGTAGCCCATCTGAGACCGTGAGGGTAATTTCATTCTCGTtaccatcaccatcatcatcatcatcatcatcatcatctcggGATGAAAAAGAGAGGAGATCGACACGAAATGGGCAATTATAGAACCACCCATTGAACCCATTGGCATTTGGAATGCCCCACAAGACCTTCGAGAAGATAATCTGATCTTTAAATCGAACATCCACTAGGGAGATAAAGTCAGATGGTGATATGCTCTCGAGCTCATCAACATCACCATAGTAATCTGCTTCATTCCACTCCTCGTTGTACTCGAGATACTCATTCCACTGATAGTCAGGAACCTCTTTGTTTACAATGAGAGGGAAACAGTCTGCATAGAACTTTCTAAACCCTCCGATTGAGGAGATCAAGTTCTTGACTTCTTCTCGATTGGTGGATGGCCACAGAGAAGAACAAACATTTTCCCATAGCCGCTCTTCCCTTGAGATGGAACAGAAGGCTGCGCAAGCACATGCTGCACTCGCTAATGTGGGCCCATCAAGTCGCCTTAGTATATCATAGAAGAGATCGCTGCTTAGAGATGTGATGCTGTTGACTTGTGTAGTTGTTGACAGCGCCATCAACCGCCAAATAAATCAAGATGTAAGATCCCAACTCCAATAAAGTATCAAGAAAATCTTGTAATCACCATGGAAGAGCTCTCATAGTGTTTCTAACAGACTAGCCCAAATCTCACTGCAAAATAGAACATACTCATCTCAGGACAAACTTGATTcattaatggagatgaggaccAACTTATGAAACTTGATATATAATCAGAAGTATTCTAGTGCACATAATAGGATGAGGCATAGGGTACATGGACAAAATGCAAAAGCAggataaaagaaaacaacagaAGATGAAATGAAACCAAAGTAACTTATTTAAGGTACGAATATCTTTGTTGCTGATTAGACTATGCGAGCCAGTAAGCATCAAGAAATGACAGAAGTTTTTATAACAATTAACTTTTTCAAACTGAAGACAGAATAACTTTGAGGAGTCTTCAATTGCTCTCATGAAAGTTCACTGCCAGAACATAAATACTTTCTACttacatgcatatatagaaGTGCGAGACTCTACGATAATTTTGTCTACATGCCAGCAAATGACATTATCCAAGCTCTACAAACTTGAGCAAATACTATATTTTAAGGTTGTATATGGACATGATCCGTAAGTGCACTGCACGGCTTTCTCCAACTATGATGTGATTATGATGAAAAGAAAGATAAGAACCTAAATATTGAAGAGTAGTCACTATGCACTCGACACAGAGACCTGCAAAGCCCCAAAACTTCAGCTACATATAACGATAACTAAGGATGCAGAATTTGGTCAAGATGTGACTTTTAGGATGTGAGAGTTGACTACATCAAGGAAAGATCACCTCAGCTGATCCTATACTGTAAGTACAATCGGCTGTTACATGTTTTGCTCAGCTCATTTACACGTAAGTGTTTACCGAGGCAAATATACATGTGTAGAATTTAACTGCAACATGCTTAAGACCAAATTAACGGTTAACTAGCATATGGGAATCAGCCCAATGACCTAGCAATTCATAGTAACAGAAGACATGACCATTCAAGGGGAAGAATATCATAAATGAAACATGAAATATAAGAATGAGACTCACAATAACTGGTGCTTATCAACATTCATAGGAAAATGATAATGGCCTATCAACATATGAAGACATCAAATTTTGATCAGAGAAACTAAAAGCTGTGCAGCTATCTGaaaattacattaaaaatAAGTTTCCAAAGATTGTGCCGAGAAATTTGCAATTTTAACACAAGTATCAGACACTTTATTTATGTTTTCAAAAATAGAGTCCTTGTTTCGACAGTACGACCACCTCACCGACTATACTATCAACTGTGGAACTACCACTGTTACCGTCATTTTCACTTGGCTAGCACCACTTGTTCCGAACACTATTTCAGAGCTGCAGAAATCATATGCTGAAAAGTACTTAGATACAACTTTTTAAAGTAATTCCATGAGATCCCTAAGTTACTCGGTGGTGAACATGGGGCATGACTACCTAAGTCATCATATTTGATCAAAACCATGAGGAAAATCGATAAAGGGTGAATTTTACTCGATGGTTGAATTTTACTAGATTTCTCATTTAAATGCATATCACATTAAGTTTCTTGCATAATATTCACAGCCATCAATCCACATTACCACCACCCATCCAAGATCAAAGAAACAACAACCACATTCCTGAGATGAAGAAAAACTATCTGTTAAATGGTCAAGCTGAGAATGAAACTTATACAGAAGGAAGAGgctattaattttttggtgaaaaaaaGGTTATTAATTTACAGAGGCAATACTAACCATAACAAAGAAAAGCTTCAGAATTGTCCACATTAAAATGCATCAAAATGCTTGTCAAATGCTCCGAAATGAACCCAAACCAAATAACCCGAATCAAGCCACCGATGCGATGACAGGAAAATGACGCAGCTCCAATTAAGATTATTGATTACGGAATCCCCAAATCATCATTCCTAGTCAGAACAAAATTTAATACAATTGAAGAGCGAGTATCAAAGATCAAACCTTAGATGAGACCCAAAAAAACATGATAGGGAACAAAGGCACCGAAATTGAACATAATAACATCGCAAGAACAGAAAACATCAAATAGAATGGAAAGAATTTACCGAAGAGGAACAAACCCAGAGTCCATTTCAGATGGTAAATGCAGAAATCATGCAGATATCGACACCTCCCTTAAAAGGGTCATCATCAAACAGCTCAAAGATGCAATGAATCAAGTCGGAATCATAACCACGACCAAATTAATGACCACCACTGACCTTGTGGGATCATCCAATTCAATCTCCTTCCTGTTCCAGGCACAAGAAGCAAGGAGATCAGCAAGGAGCAACAAAGACAGACTTTTAAGGCTGTCCGATGATGGATTTCTTATAATATTTCGATCGGTTTGAGGGTCACTTTCTACAGCGGGAGGGGGCTTGCATTTGCAAATTTCGTTCTTCATAGCCCATAGGGGTGCCGCTTATTGTCCGTAGGTGCCACCTTCGAACGTAACTACGGACaactaaaataataattacacaaaagagaaaggaaaataattggggatttttttttaagaggaTAGGATATCTTTAGACTAAATATTTAAGATtaatttggttttagagtgtgattttattctattctattccatttatatatatatggaatatatatatatatatatatgataaatttattattaaaatattaattgtaataataattaaaaaatatataggagaatttattattaaatgagagaaaaaaattaaaaaatatacatatatatatatatatatgaatataaagtatattgaaattttattattaaaaaattaattataataataattttaaaaaagaatatgtgataatttattactgaataagaaaaaagataaaaaataattataatgttattgagtaaataaaaaaatagagtgaAGCGAAGTGAAATAgatttttactttgaaatcaaacccAAATTTAGTGAGTATTACTCATCTGCTCTATAGCTAATAATCAATGAAAACACATATAACGCAGAGTTTGCAAAATTATTGTGGATCATATCTACCATTTAtaagtattatttttgaatgTTACGTAATCACTTGATTGAGTAACATTCAGTTAATATTTACTCTTCGCTTTCCCTCTCTCAAAGTGATGATGTGTCCCTTCATCTGCATTAATGTTTGCCAGATCAGCGATGGCCACATCATGGATATGACTCGAAGATGGCCCATCACGCTTTACTAAACAATACTAATACCAATAATATCTCCAAATCCCAATTTGCTTAAAAAAATctccaaataataataataataacaacccTTATCGTACTAGCACAGTTGCATTAATAGAGATGTTACAGTTACACCTTTTATTAGAACCGGGAAGAAGCAATTTGATCGTTTTATTTCTTCACAAAATTCCAATGATCAATAAAAATCGAAtttgaaaagggcaaaaaaaaaaaccacctGGTTTCAAATCGATGACGGATGAACGTCATTGCGTGGAGTGACAACCTCACCACTGCATTATCGTCATATAGGGGAAGTGATATTACAAAGCAAcgaaactatatatatgtgtatatatatatatatattgattgtaAGGTAATTtatgaaactaaaattatCGAACGGTGCAACCTGATGATGAGatatcaaaatattttcaagGTAGGCCAACGTAGTGGTGACGGCTAGGAGGAGTGGGAAATTTACGGCACGAAAAATCTCACCTACAAAAAGGATGTAGTGCAGAGATTTATGTCATCGCCTGTCAATCAAAATGTCGTAGATTCGAGTTAATGTAGGATTATTCGTGCCTCttcattaaatatttagtatttctatttcattgtaagTTCATGAACTTTTCTTGTGATCGAAAAAAATTTCGAACACGGaacatttttatcttttagaaGGGCCCGACTTGAACCGGAATTAGCTGTatctattaaatatttttaagaatCAAATAGTGTACACCGTAAAAGTGTCTATTATTTGAAGGAACAAAAGGATGTAAGAGGTTTTAGAATACAGTTATCTTACGAATGATGTCCACTAACtgatcaaaataaataaataaaaaaagaatgacGTGCGCTATATATTCATTCAAAATAAGTTAAGTAACTATTAAATAAGTTGCATAGATTTCGACAGCATTATAGAGACTATTATAAAGACTCAGGTGAATTCCTCAGACTAGTCATAAAAAAAGGTTAATTATCGGAATGAATTACCTATTtctaaagtaaataatatattatatgaattttGAGTGAATTACTTATtacaaataatttaaaactatttaaacatttaataaattattaaatcttaagtaaattatttcaGTCGAAGTGAGTGTTAATGATGCCCTCATATTTGGTGATAT
This region includes:
- the LOC116189315 gene encoding F-box protein At2g27310-like: MALSTTTQVNSITSLSSDLFYDILRRLDGPTLASAACACAAFCSISREERLWENVCSSLWPSTNREEVKNLISSIGGFRKFYADCFPLIVNKEVPDYQWNEYLEYNEEWNEADYYGDVDELESISPSDFISLVDVRFKDQIIFSKVLWGIPNANGFNGWFYNCPFRVDLLSFSSRDDDDDDDDDGDGNENEITLTVSDGLPPITSMERERKDGKLWRELKDGLRLSWIVVNQKVKQAANLASWSSLGGQRHWPTDRDFVVRFGSVLPAKDILPCQVVECILSMKFRVVSTEGDDSQTSLKLTELSMQLEDMEGAHVNGRNSLLILKEALSCHRSKDYSEALESCHLYSKVQSELKEEKMRIENRLDRLCIFSGIAAFATLWYYCIM